From a region of the Synechococcus sp. PCC 7502 genome:
- a CDS encoding pyruvate kinase, whose protein sequence is MQIGYQRLTEIQEEILWLCEAAHVPVIWATQVLESLVKNGTPSRGEMTDAAMAERAECVMLNKGAFVGKAIAILNDVLTRMESHQLKKRPSCEHSILGSCLG, encoded by the coding sequence GTGCAAATTGGCTATCAGCGTTTAACCGAGATTCAAGAAGAGATTCTCTGGCTATGCGAAGCTGCTCATGTGCCAGTGATCTGGGCAACTCAAGTGTTAGAAAGTTTAGTCAAAAATGGCACTCCTTCCCGTGGAGAGATGACTGATGCGGCAATGGCAGAACGGGCTGAATGTGTGATGTTAAATAAAGGAGCTTTTGTGGGTAAAGCGATCGCTATTCTCAATGATGTGCTCACGCGCATGGAATCCCATCAATTAAAAAAACGCCCCAGTTGCGAGCACTCCATTCTTGGTAGTTGTTTGGGCTAG
- a CDS encoding glycosyltransferase family 2 protein, whose amino-acid sequence MMWSVIIPTYNRLPILQKCLLAMEHQDFNGDYEILVIDDGSTDDTIAWVQANQEINLPHVRLLQQNHQGAAAARNLGIEKALGEIVVFIDSDLVVTEQFLSAHAEALQNHPRAFTYGTVINTANFDEPTSTKFKLTDISNAFFATGNVAIARHWLIEAGMFDLQFKQYGWEDLELGVRLKNLGLKLIKCPQAIGYHWHPAFNLAQLPHLIDQEQQRGRMGVIFYKKHPTWEVKMMIQMTWIHRLLWGTLTLGGLINERSLQPLLSWLINQGKPQLALEVARIFLNWYNVQSVYAAYNLEHQS is encoded by the coding sequence ATTATGTGGTCAGTAATTATTCCCACTTACAATCGCCTGCCGATTTTACAGAAATGTTTATTGGCGATGGAACATCAGGATTTTAATGGGGATTATGAGATTTTGGTAATTGATGATGGTTCTACGGACGATACGATCGCCTGGGTTCAAGCTAACCAAGAAATAAATCTACCCCATGTCAGGCTGTTACAACAAAATCATCAAGGAGCCGCCGCAGCCCGCAATTTGGGTATAGAGAAAGCCTTAGGGGAAATAGTTGTCTTTATTGATAGCGATTTGGTTGTCACTGAGCAGTTTTTATCTGCCCATGCTGAGGCTTTACAAAATCATCCCCGAGCTTTTACCTACGGTACCGTAATCAATACTGCCAATTTTGATGAACCCACCTCAACTAAATTCAAACTTACGGATATTTCCAATGCTTTTTTTGCTACAGGTAACGTAGCGATCGCCCGTCATTGGTTAATTGAAGCGGGAATGTTTGATTTGCAATTTAAGCAGTACGGCTGGGAGGACTTAGAACTGGGCGTAAGACTTAAAAATTTGGGCTTAAAACTCATTAAATGCCCACAGGCAATCGGCTATCACTGGCATCCAGCTTTTAACTTAGCTCAACTACCTCACCTAATCGATCAAGAACAGCAACGCGGCAGAATGGGTGTAATTTTCTACAAAAAGCATCCGACTTGGGAGGTAAAGATGATGATCCAAATGACTTGGATTCACCGTTTGCTGTGGGGAACCTTAACTTTGGGGGGGCTGATCAATGAGCGATCGCTCCAACCATTATTAAGCTGGTTAATCAATCAAGGCAAACCCCAACTAGCATTAGAAGTTGCTCGTATATTTTTGAATTGGTATAATGTACAAAGTGTCTATGCTGCTTACAATTTAGAACATCAAAGCTAG
- the rfaE2 gene encoding D-glycero-beta-D-manno-heptose 1-phosphate adenylyltransferase: MAKIIFELAEFVELLRRSPEAWRPLVFTNGCFDLIHVGHVRYLESAKALGKTLVVGLNSDRSVQELKGLSRPIIPEDQRAEVMAALKPVDAVIIFPEPTAIKTIEAIAPDIYAKGGDYTVETLPEAPTVNGYGGKISLIQIEVPSSTTKIVQRIKSL; this comes from the coding sequence ATGGCAAAAATTATTTTTGAACTTGCAGAATTTGTGGAGCTATTAAGGCGATCTCCTGAAGCTTGGAGACCCTTAGTATTTACCAATGGTTGTTTTGATTTGATTCATGTGGGGCATGTGCGTTACCTAGAAAGTGCTAAGGCATTAGGAAAAACCTTGGTGGTGGGCTTAAATAGCGATCGCTCTGTCCAAGAACTCAAAGGATTAAGCCGTCCGATTATTCCCGAAGACCAGCGTGCAGAAGTGATGGCAGCGTTAAAACCCGTGGATGCCGTAATTATTTTTCCTGAACCTACAGCAATTAAAACCATCGAGGCGATCGCTCCCGATATCTATGCCAAAGGCGGTGACTATACTGTGGAAACCTTACCCGAAGCTCCAACTGTGAATGGCTATGGCGGCAAAATTAGCTTAATTCAAATTGAAGTACCTAGCTCTACTACTAAAATTGTGCAAAGGATCAAGTCGCTATAA
- a CDS encoding L-threonylcarbamoyladenylate synthase — translation MALVAIASVIAGARAGKVISFPTDTVPALAVVPDHAKSIFALKQRSPDKPLILMAATLEELWDYVDVSNPNFSIWQELAQSRLPGALTLVLPQNPDYPPLNVGFRSIGIRIPDHKIAIALLRQTTPLLTTSANLSNSPTLLTKEEIYLQFPQVLVLDTPNVITNSQPSTVLAWTDQGWIVKRQGAVKI, via the coding sequence ATGGCTTTAGTAGCGATCGCCTCTGTGATAGCTGGAGCAAGAGCAGGGAAGGTTATTAGTTTTCCGACAGATACGGTTCCTGCCCTAGCAGTAGTTCCAGATCACGCCAAGTCGATTTTTGCCCTGAAGCAGCGATCGCCCGATAAGCCTTTAATTTTAATGGCAGCTACCCTAGAAGAACTGTGGGATTATGTCGATGTGAGTAATCCTAACTTCTCGATATGGCAAGAACTAGCACAGTCTAGGCTACCAGGGGCATTAACCTTAGTATTACCCCAGAATCCTGATTATCCACCCTTGAACGTTGGTTTTAGGAGCATTGGCATTAGAATTCCCGATCACAAGATCGCGATCGCCCTACTGCGACAAACTACACCCCTATTAACCACCAGTGCTAATCTCAGCAACTCACCGACATTACTTACTAAGGAAGAAATATATCTACAGTTTCCCCAAGTTCTGGTTTTAGATACCCCTAATGTCATTACAAATAGTCAACCTTCTACAGTCTTGGCATGGACGGATCAGGGTTGGATAGTTAAACGGCAAGGGGCGGTTAAAATCTAG
- the rpaB gene encoding response regulator transcription factor RpaB: MESHKEKILVVDDEASIRRILETRLSMIGYEVVTAGDGEEAIAMFRDEIPDLVVLDVMMPKLDGYGVCQELRKESDVPIIMLTALSDVADRITGLELGADDYVVKPFSPKELEARIRSVLRRVDRNGSSGIPSSGVMHISNIRIDANKRQVYKGDERIRLTGMEFSLLELLVGKSGEAFSRADILQEVWGYTPERHVDTRVVDVHISRLRAKLEEDPSNPELILTARGTGYLFQRITESEES, encoded by the coding sequence TTGGAAAGTCATAAAGAGAAAATTTTAGTCGTAGATGACGAGGCAAGTATTCGTCGTATCTTAGAAACCAGACTTTCTATGATCGGGTATGAAGTAGTCACGGCGGGAGATGGTGAAGAGGCGATCGCTATGTTCCGTGATGAAATTCCAGATTTAGTCGTGTTAGATGTAATGATGCCTAAGCTTGATGGCTATGGGGTCTGCCAAGAATTACGCAAAGAATCTGATGTCCCGATCATTATGTTGACCGCACTCAGTGACGTTGCTGATCGGATCACAGGGTTAGAACTTGGTGCCGATGATTATGTGGTTAAGCCCTTTTCTCCTAAGGAATTAGAAGCTCGGATTCGGTCTGTGCTGCGCCGAGTTGATCGCAATGGTAGCTCTGGCATTCCTAGTTCTGGGGTAATGCATATTAGTAATATTAGAATTGATGCCAATAAACGCCAAGTCTATAAAGGTGATGAGCGCATTCGGCTTACAGGTATGGAGTTTAGCCTATTAGAGCTTTTAGTTGGTAAGTCTGGGGAAGCTTTTTCCCGTGCTGATATTCTACAAGAAGTATGGGGCTATACCCCTGAGCGTCATGTGGATACCCGTGTGGTTGATGTGCATATTTCTCGATTACGGGCAAAGCTAGAAGAAGACCCCAGTAACCCAGAACTAATTTTGACGGCTAGAGGCACTGGCTACTTATTTCAGCGCATTACTGAATCTGAAGAAAGCTAA
- the ruvC gene encoding crossover junction endodeoxyribonuclease RuvC, which produces MRILGLDPGIAILGFGLIDVEKDTAPKLLEYGVIQTPKNTPMGDRLKTIHEDMHTLCQQWQPEIVGMEKLFFYRMGNLISVAQARGVILMTLAENNITPMEFSPPQIKQSLTGYGGADKSEVQTAVMRELGLTKPIKPDDASDALAIALTCWLFSEY; this is translated from the coding sequence GTGCGAATTTTAGGACTAGACCCGGGAATTGCCATATTGGGATTTGGGCTAATTGATGTAGAAAAAGATACTGCCCCTAAGTTATTAGAGTATGGAGTAATTCAAACACCCAAAAATACACCGATGGGAGATCGCCTCAAAACTATTCATGAGGATATGCACACCCTTTGTCAGCAATGGCAACCCGAAATTGTCGGTATGGAAAAACTATTTTTTTATCGCATGGGTAACTTGATTAGCGTGGCGCAGGCAAGGGGAGTAATTTTAATGACCTTGGCAGAAAATAATATTACGCCTATGGAATTTTCACCACCGCAGATTAAGCAATCCCTGACAGGCTATGGTGGCGCTGATAAATCAGAAGTTCAAACGGCTGTAATGCGGGAATTGGGATTAACTAAACCTATTAAACCTGATGATGCTAGTGATGCTTTGGCGATCGCTTTAACCTGTTGGTTGTTTTCTGAGTATTAG
- a CDS encoding family 10 glycosylhydrolase — MSLTSVSRNFQLKANLFSLVPSLNQRKSANYLVKVCLWFWCASITSAQALPVGSISVSSCNVDVNESILKNNLRKTNDPSYLSLVAKHKNQLAVCRSQDAIKSQALVLRLYPKDAKSEVLTDVLDRVVNRGYNAIFVEVFYDGQILLPVASNPTPWQSVTKDAVKAGTVTADYDLWAEVIRQGHERGLKVYGWAIAMNYGYSYSQFSERAPGKTLSNPLEPEHILVDPFNAQAKSNFAGAIANLIKRQPDGILFDYFQYSNSKKLINNVKDLWIYGEESRQSLLGAMPDAGTKQLMASYLETGKITPEMIKLLQVTQQNTSGIVQTLSSSPVLVSQLVEQMLWQLAVNHAYQGVLGFINGAIASINSTNSQINIGAVFAPSREIYNARVKTWERFPAAITRYPMIFNQCDSKCIANEVLKIINALPVNTKVCPVLMGTWGQPWQGHPSLESQMQAIRSVAPQISCISHWDYAALEPDSDRERQTGL, encoded by the coding sequence ATGTCTTTAACCTCTGTAAGTAGAAATTTTCAGTTAAAAGCTAATTTATTTTCCTTAGTTCCATCCTTAAATCAACGCAAATCTGCTAACTATTTAGTTAAAGTCTGTCTATGGTTTTGGTGCGCCAGCATAACCTCAGCACAGGCTTTACCTGTGGGTTCGATAAGTGTTTCTAGTTGTAATGTAGATGTCAACGAGAGCATACTCAAAAACAATTTACGCAAAACTAATGATCCGTCCTATCTATCCCTTGTGGCAAAACACAAAAATCAATTAGCTGTTTGTCGGAGCCAAGATGCAATTAAATCCCAAGCTCTGGTGCTGAGACTATACCCCAAGGATGCGAAGTCAGAGGTTTTAACAGATGTCCTAGATCGAGTTGTTAATCGTGGCTATAACGCCATATTTGTTGAAGTATTTTACGATGGGCAGATTTTATTACCTGTGGCTAGTAATCCTACGCCTTGGCAATCTGTCACTAAAGATGCGGTAAAAGCTGGAACTGTGACAGCAGATTATGATCTATGGGCAGAGGTGATTCGTCAGGGACATGAACGGGGATTAAAGGTCTATGGTTGGGCGATCGCTATGAACTATGGCTACAGTTACAGTCAATTTTCCGAACGGGCGCCGGGGAAAACTCTGTCTAATCCCTTAGAGCCAGAACATATACTTGTTGATCCTTTTAATGCTCAGGCAAAGTCCAATTTTGCTGGGGCGATCGCTAACTTAATCAAGCGTCAACCCGATGGCATTTTGTTTGATTATTTCCAGTACTCCAATAGTAAAAAACTAATTAATAACGTTAAAGACCTATGGATTTATGGAGAGGAATCACGCCAGTCTTTATTGGGGGCAATGCCCGATGCTGGAACTAAACAGTTAATGGCAAGTTATCTAGAAACAGGTAAAATTACCCCCGAAATGATTAAGCTTCTGCAAGTAACCCAGCAAAATACTTCAGGTATTGTTCAAACCCTCTCCTCAAGTCCAGTCTTGGTATCGCAATTAGTCGAGCAGATGCTGTGGCAGTTGGCGGTAAATCATGCCTATCAAGGTGTATTGGGTTTTATAAATGGGGCGATCGCTAGTATTAATAGCACTAACTCCCAAATTAATATTGGTGCCGTATTTGCGCCGAGTCGAGAAATTTATAATGCTCGGGTTAAGACTTGGGAGAGGTTTCCTGCTGCGATCACACGGTATCCGATGATATTTAACCAATGTGATAGTAAATGTATCGCCAACGAAGTCCTAAAAATAATCAATGCTTTGCCCGTTAACACTAAAGTCTGTCCAGTTTTAATGGGAACGTGGGGACAGCCTTGGCAGGGACATCCCAGCTTAGAAAGCCAAATGCAAGCAATTCGGTCTGTAGCCCCGCAAATTTCCTGTATTAGTCATTGGGACTATGCCGCATTGGAACCCGACTCTGATCGCGAGCGTCAAACTGGACTATAG
- a CDS encoding single-stranded DNA-binding protein, whose protein sequence is MSINRVNLVGRAGRDPEVKNFDSGKQVCNFTLAVNRRTSNKDEPPDWFDLELWDKTADVAGRYVRKGSLIGVTGSLVFDRWKDKTTGEDRTKPVIRVDQLELLGSKQDNQPSSSSSYDSDF, encoded by the coding sequence ATGAGCATTAACAGAGTTAACCTAGTCGGTCGCGCGGGCAGAGACCCTGAAGTTAAAAATTTCGATTCAGGCAAGCAGGTATGTAACTTTACATTGGCAGTAAATCGCCGCACTAGCAATAAAGACGAGCCACCCGATTGGTTTGACTTGGAACTATGGGATAAAACGGCAGATGTGGCAGGCAGATATGTCAGAAAGGGCAGCCTAATTGGGGTTACAGGTTCCTTAGTATTCGATCGCTGGAAGGATAAAACCACTGGGGAAGATAGAACGAAGCCTGTAATTCGTGTTGATCAGTTGGAGTTACTGGGTTCTAAGCAAGATAATCAGCCTTCCTCATCATCTTCCTATGATTCAGATTTTTAG
- a CDS encoding fasciclin domain-containing protein, with translation MLKKLLIASVISLGLIQSFGELPSSAAKKSKTVKQDSVFEIAQANGAFRTFTNGLVSTGLSGSLYGKQSFTIFAPTDAAFQALPRETTEMLFKPENKEKLMKVLSYHLVSGKLTAKKLKPGYVKTVEGSGVLVAVKNGQVMINNAAVTQTNIKARNGYIHVIDRVILPPDL, from the coding sequence ATGCTCAAAAAATTATTGATTGCCAGTGTGATTAGCTTAGGATTAATCCAATCTTTTGGTGAATTGCCTAGCTCTGCCGCTAAAAAATCTAAAACCGTAAAGCAGGATTCCGTATTTGAGATTGCCCAAGCCAATGGCGCTTTCCGCACATTTACTAACGGTCTGGTCTCCACGGGTTTGTCAGGCTCACTGTATGGGAAGCAGTCATTTACAATATTTGCCCCAACTGATGCAGCTTTTCAAGCCCTGCCCAGGGAAACCACCGAGATGCTGTTTAAGCCAGAGAATAAAGAAAAATTAATGAAAGTCTTGTCCTATCATCTGGTGTCAGGGAAACTAACTGCTAAGAAACTCAAACCCGGCTATGTCAAAACTGTTGAGGGTTCTGGTGTCTTGGTTGCTGTTAAAAATGGGCAAGTAATGATCAATAATGCTGCTGTTACCCAGACTAATATTAAGGCTAGAAACGGTTATATTCATGTTATTGATCGGGTGATTCTACCCCCAGATTTGTAA
- the acpP gene encoding acyl carrier protein, whose amino-acid sequence MSDTLAKVQSIVAEQLGVEVAEVKPEASFQNDLGADSLDLVEVVMALEEEFEVEIPDEDADSIKTVQEAVDYIEQKQAAA is encoded by the coding sequence ATGAGCGACACTCTAGCAAAAGTTCAATCCATAGTTGCCGAACAACTGGGCGTAGAAGTAGCAGAAGTCAAACCTGAAGCCAGCTTTCAAAATGATCTAGGAGCCGACTCTTTAGATTTAGTAGAAGTGGTAATGGCACTAGAAGAAGAATTTGAAGTCGAGATTCCCGATGAGGATGCCGATAGTATCAAAACTGTGCAAGAAGCCGTTGATTATATAGAGCAGAAACAAGCCGCCGCCTAA
- the ykgO gene encoding type B 50S ribosomal protein L36 has protein sequence MKVLSSLKSAKTRHKDCKIVRRRGKVYVICKSNPKFKARQG, from the coding sequence ATGAAAGTTCTCAGTTCTCTGAAATCCGCCAAAACTCGCCATAAAGACTGTAAGATTGTGCGTCGTCGTGGCAAAGTCTATGTTATTTGCAAGAGCAACCCTAAATTTAAAGCCCGCCAAGGTTAA
- a CDS encoding GNAT family N-acetyltransferase, whose translation MSLTNDFVLRSPTSKDVSAIFNLIQALAEYEQLSHTVTGTVEALELDLFGDRPVIEAVVAEIDAQIVGFALFFRNYSTFLTKSGIYLEDIFVLPAYRGAGIGKALIKYLASLTVSRGYGRLEWSVLDWNQPAISFYEAIGAKVLPDWRICRLTGEDLIKLGTSSG comes from the coding sequence ATGTCATTAACTAACGATTTCGTACTGCGATCGCCTACCTCAAAAGATGTTTCTGCTATATTTAACTTAATCCAAGCCCTAGCAGAATATGAGCAACTGAGTCATACTGTTACGGGAACAGTCGAAGCATTAGAACTAGATTTATTTGGCGATCGCCCAGTGATTGAAGCGGTAGTAGCAGAGATTGATGCTCAGATTGTTGGCTTTGCCCTATTTTTTCGCAACTATTCCACGTTTCTCACTAAGTCTGGAATTTATTTGGAAGATATTTTTGTTCTACCCGCATATCGTGGTGCAGGAATTGGTAAGGCGTTAATTAAGTATTTGGCAAGTTTAACAGTAAGTCGGGGCTATGGACGCTTAGAATGGTCAGTCTTAGATTGGAATCAACCAGCGATTAGTTTTTATGAGGCGATCGGCGCAAAGGTTTTGCCAGACTGGCGCATTTGTCGACTCACGGGTGAAGATTTGATCAAATTGGGAACTAGTTCAGGCTAA
- the clpS gene encoding ATP-dependent Clp protease adapter ClpS, whose amino-acid sequence MISAATQSPEKIRERDSQVVRKPYPNYKVIVLNDDFNTFEHVCKCLVKYIPDMSEQRAWELTNQVHFEGMAIVWVGPQEQAELYHAQLKQEKLTMAPLELA is encoded by the coding sequence ATGATCAGTGCAGCTACTCAATCCCCTGAAAAAATCAGAGAACGAGATTCTCAGGTAGTCCGTAAGCCCTATCCCAACTATAAAGTCATAGTCTTAAATGATGACTTCAATACCTTTGAGCATGTGTGTAAGTGTTTGGTTAAGTATATTCCAGACATGAGTGAACAAAGAGCCTGGGAACTAACTAATCAAGTGCATTTTGAGGGTATGGCGATCGTTTGGGTAGGTCCACAGGAGCAAGCGGAATTATATCATGCTCAACTGAAGCAGGAAAAACTGACCATGGCTCCCTTAGAATTGGCTTAA
- a CDS encoding putative toxin-antitoxin system toxin component, PIN family: MMSKLRVILDTNVLISGLLSRSSIPQQVFDYVISSAILLMSEPTNAELERVLAKPKFDKYISLERRIKFFASITNRAELVAIDSSIDICRDPNDNKFLDLAISGKSDYIITGDNDLLVLHPFREVSILSPQDYLSLIHA; encoded by the coding sequence ATGATGAGTAAATTGCGAGTAATCTTGGATACAAATGTGCTTATCAGTGGATTACTGAGTCGTTCTTCTATTCCACAACAGGTCTTTGATTATGTAATTAGTAGTGCGATTTTGCTCATGTCTGAACCGACAAATGCTGAATTAGAGAGAGTCTTAGCCAAGCCCAAATTTGATAAATATATCTCTTTAGAGAGGCGAATAAAATTCTTTGCGTCTATTACTAATCGCGCAGAGCTAGTAGCGATCGATTCTAGTATTGATATTTGTCGAGATCCAAATGACAATAAGTTTCTCGATCTGGCGATCTCAGGTAAATCAGACTACATCATAACTGGAGATAACGATCTGCTAGTACTTCATCCATTCAGAGAAGTTTCAATTCTTTCACCGCAAGATTACTTGAGTTTGATCCATGCCTAA
- a CDS encoding DUF3318 domain-containing protein yields MTPAQEISRLADLLPASWRMATKIRNLDQPQVITSTPLLPWASVSEVTINFKLWSQLSPTCQDLLLIREVAWRQQQKWFTVGTYQLVSLGASIGLIAQLWQSDPVGIVASGGLLAIAIRQLWQKNRSNETQVEADTEAIKVAIKRGYDQATAAKTLLEAIQSVTKLEGRNPPEFIELLRCQNLRAIAGLTNVTVPAELRSY; encoded by the coding sequence ATGACTCCCGCCCAAGAAATTAGTCGACTAGCTGACCTTCTCCCCGCATCTTGGCGGATGGCAACTAAAATTCGTAATCTGGATCAACCACAGGTAATTACTAGTACTCCACTTCTACCTTGGGCATCTGTAAGCGAAGTTACAATTAATTTTAAGCTGTGGTCTCAACTGTCACCTACCTGTCAAGACCTTTTATTAATTAGGGAAGTGGCATGGCGGCAACAGCAAAAATGGTTTACGGTCGGTACATATCAGTTGGTATCTCTTGGGGCAAGCATAGGATTAATAGCTCAGCTATGGCAGTCCGATCCTGTGGGTATAGTTGCTAGTGGGGGGTTATTAGCGATCGCCATTAGACAGCTTTGGCAAAAAAATCGTAGTAATGAAACTCAGGTGGAAGCCGATACTGAGGCAATCAAAGTGGCAATAAAACGGGGCTATGATCAAGCTACTGCTGCTAAAACTTTACTCGAGGCAATACAATCGGTGACTAAGCTAGAAGGACGTAATCCTCCCGAATTTATAGAGCTACTAAGATGTCAAAATCTACGGGCGATCGCTGGACTTACCAATGTTACGGTACCTGCTGAACTAAGAAGTTACTAA
- the fabF gene encoding beta-ketoacyl-ACP synthase II, which yields MENSQPLSRVVVTGMGAITPIGNTLEDYWQGLINAKNGIGRVTRFDTSKHACQIGGEVKGFDPHDYFERKEAKRMDRFSQFGVAASLQAIADAKLEITPLNDTQVGVIIGSGIGGLQVLEDQAEILMTKGPDRCSPFMIPMMIGNMAAGLAAIHTGAKGFNCCTVTACAAGSNAIGDAFRLIQRGYLKAMICGGTEAAITPLSYAGFASARALSLRNDDPTHASRPFDVDRDGFVMGEGAGILVLENLEQAIARGAKIYGEIIGYGATCDAYHMTGIAPGGEGAARAMSLALKDAGVTPDAVDYINAHGTSTPVNDPSETAAIKTTFGDHARKVAISSTKSMTGHLLGGSGGIEAVAAVLAVNRDCAPPTINLANPDPDCDLDYIPNVARPMPINVVLSNSFGFGGHNVSLVFKKFIE from the coding sequence ATGGAAAACTCTCAACCCCTTTCTCGTGTAGTTGTAACTGGTATGGGTGCAATTACGCCTATTGGTAATACCCTTGAAGATTATTGGCAAGGACTAATTAATGCTAAAAACGGTATTGGTCGTGTGACCCGCTTTGACACCTCTAAACATGCTTGCCAGATTGGGGGAGAGGTTAAGGGTTTTGATCCCCATGACTACTTTGAGCGCAAAGAAGCAAAACGTATGGATCGCTTTTCTCAGTTTGGAGTAGCTGCAAGCTTACAGGCGATCGCCGATGCCAAGTTAGAGATCACACCGCTTAACGATACTCAGGTTGGGGTAATTATCGGTAGTGGAATCGGTGGTTTACAGGTTTTAGAGGATCAAGCTGAGATTTTAATGACCAAGGGACCCGATCGCTGTAGTCCATTCATGATTCCGATGATGATTGGCAATATGGCAGCAGGTTTAGCCGCAATTCACACAGGAGCCAAAGGTTTCAACTGCTGTACGGTCACTGCCTGTGCCGCAGGGTCTAATGCCATTGGCGATGCTTTTCGGTTAATTCAACGGGGTTACCTTAAAGCCATGATCTGTGGTGGTACCGAAGCTGCCATTACGCCCTTAAGCTATGCGGGTTTTGCCTCTGCCCGTGCCTTATCTCTACGCAATGATGATCCAACCCATGCTTCCCGTCCCTTTGATGTTGATCGAGATGGGTTTGTCATGGGTGAAGGTGCAGGCATTTTAGTATTAGAGAATCTGGAGCAGGCGATCGCCCGTGGTGCCAAAATCTACGGAGAAATCATCGGCTATGGTGCTACCTGCGATGCTTACCACATGACGGGAATTGCCCCCGGTGGCGAAGGCGCAGCTAGAGCTATGTCCTTGGCACTAAAAGATGCAGGTGTTACTCCCGATGCTGTAGATTACATCAATGCTCACGGCACTAGTACTCCCGTTAATGACCCCAGTGAAACCGCAGCAATCAAGACTACCTTCGGTGATCATGCTCGTAAAGTGGCAATTAGCTCCACTAAATCCATGACTGGACATTTGCTAGGAGGTTCAGGCGGTATTGAGGCAGTGGCAGCAGTTTTAGCCGTAAATCGTGACTGCGCTCCACCAACCATTAATTTAGCTAATCCTGATCCCGACTGTGATTTAGACTATATTCCCAATGTGGCAAGACCTATGCCTATTAATGTGGTGTTATCTAATTCCTTTGGCTTTGGTGGACATAACGTCAGCTTAGTATTTAAAAAATTTATCGAGTAA
- a CDS encoding chlorophyll a/b-binding protein — translation MTEPLQSPQATDPSFGFNSYAERLNGRAAMIGFLTVLVIEFATGKGVLAWLGLL, via the coding sequence ATGACTGAACCACTTCAATCCCCCCAAGCCACCGATCCTAGTTTTGGCTTTAATAGCTATGCTGAACGCTTAAATGGTCGAGCCGCAATGATTGGCTTCCTTACGGTATTAGTGATTGAGTTTGCTACGGGTAAAGGGGTGCTGGCTTGGCTAGGTTTACTTTAA
- the lspA gene encoding signal peptidase II has product MLRNLYFWICALSWLCIDQLTKTAIAQNPSLHDLAIWQGILHLRYITNSGAAFSIFSGGSGWLKWVSLVVSFGLGVLGVFAKKLTIWEQCGYGCILGGALGNGLDRFIKGAVVDFLDLRFINFPVFNFADIAINVGLAFLLINFMQSSKKS; this is encoded by the coding sequence ATGCTGAGGAACCTATACTTTTGGATTTGCGCCCTGTCTTGGTTATGTATAGATCAACTGACTAAAACTGCGATCGCCCAAAACCCTAGTCTCCATGATTTAGCGATCTGGCAAGGTATATTGCATTTGCGCTACATTACTAACTCTGGCGCAGCTTTTAGTATCTTTAGTGGCGGTAGTGGCTGGCTCAAGTGGGTGTCATTGGTGGTGAGTTTTGGTTTAGGAGTTTTAGGTGTATTTGCCAAAAAATTAACTATATGGGAACAGTGCGGTTATGGCTGCATCCTTGGCGGGGCTTTAGGTAACGGGCTTGATCGCTTTATTAAGGGTGCAGTGGTTGACTTTTTAGACTTGAGGTTTATTAATTTCCCTGTATTTAACTTTGCCGACATTGCCATTAATGTGGGACTGGCGTTTCTATTGATTAATTTTATGCAAAGCTCCAAAAAATCCTGA